The proteins below are encoded in one region of Silene latifolia isolate original U9 population chromosome 2, ASM4854445v1, whole genome shotgun sequence:
- the LOC141629961 gene encoding uncharacterized protein LOC141629961, which translates to MIWDAQKVGKVLNKDEDIYGGWDAWAEMCRAPFQLDTDMIFLPVLSGDGDHYSCVCINFLTEQIDYLDNRKYDDPIETLPYGGIARISANIMGKYLVSKGLSKGAKVSGFKIVNIEFSWQGQGYSRNDCGVFMMLHMMFYRGSPFECDLGKEDAMSLYRAEIAATLVLCDINSIREDILTRVGFFKTTAGHPLTRKLNAVKRKTDGDIGPESTKRARVTESEKPVMVVTPVAMRIPSGQALSAVKSHPRGKGDGLGCSLDCGRGGLNTNVVSKLLRGNQALIKDIKIKRKHVANYCLLDDHTYDEREQLVWYTRHATLRRKDIMSLMPKNLMSLDVIECWSILMNHLEKEEYGDHMRMSFFGIRHMDLLLRILGTFEQPGTQSTKNYDDTARSGTPSSATATAPLT; encoded by the exons ATGATTTGGGACGCTCAAAAGGTTGGGAAAGTGTTGAACAAAGACGAAGACATTTACGGTGGCTGGGATGCATGGGCTGAAATGTGTCGTGCACCATTCCAGCTTGATACGGACATG ATCTTTCTCCCCGTTTTATCTGGCGACGGTGATCACTACAGCTGCGTGTGCATCAACTTTCTGACCGAGCAGATTGACTACCTCGACAACCGCAAGTACGATGACCCAATAGAAACGCTCCCTTACGGAGGGATAGCGCGTATTTCC GCAAATATAATGGGGAAGTATTTGGTGTCTAAAGGGCTGTCTAAGGGGGCAAAGGTCAGCGGGTTCAAGATTGTCAACATTGAGTTCAGctggcaaggtcaagggtattcgaGAAATGACTGTGGTGTTTTCATGATGCTACATATGATGTTCTATCGTGGAAGCCCTTTTGAATGTGACCTCGGGAAAGAGGATGCTATGAGTTTGTACCGTGCTGAGATTGCTGCAACACTCGTCCTCTGTGACATTAACAGTATCAGAGAAGATATCCTGACGAGGGTTGGTTTTTTCAAAACGACTGCTGGACATCCGTTGACAAGAAAGTTGAATGCTGTTAAGAGGAAAACAGATGGTGACATAGGGCCGGAGTCCACAAAACGTGCTCGCGTAACTGAATCTGAAAAGCCTGTTATGGTGGTGACGCCGGTTGCCATGCGCATTCCATCTGGTCAAGCGCTATCAGCCGTCAAGAGCCATCCCCGTGGAAAGGGGGACGGGTTGGGCTGCTCTCTCGACTGTGGTAGAGGTGGGCTCAACACAAATGTGGTGTCGAAGCTGCTCCGGGGCAATCAAGCGTTAATCAAGGATATTAAAATCAAGCGGAAGCATGTAGCCAactattgcttgttagatgacCACACTTATGATGAACG TGAACAGCTGGTCTGGTACACCCGTCACGCAACGCTTCGGAGAAAAGACATTATGTCCTTGATGCCTAAAAACCTGATGTCGTTAGATGTGATCGAGTGCTGGTCGATTTTGATGAACCATTTGGAGAAGGAGGAATATGGCGACCATATGAGGATGTCATTCTTTGGTATACGTCACATG GATTTACTGTTGCGTATTCTCGGGACGTTTGAGCAACCAGGCACACAATCGACAAAGAACTATGACGACACTGCCAGATCTGGGACACCTTCATCGGCGACAGCGACCGCACCGTTAACTTGA
- the LOC141641112 gene encoding protein FAR1-RELATED SEQUENCE 5-like — translation MRVTSRSESENSFFDRFLTPHLTLVEFWECYESALEAQRHKQSKLISDNKHSEILQKTNSNLEVHASEIYSHNIFKAFQTELVAALSDCRFKDVAKIDETKIYIITDLQMPNKSWNVAYSPDNMEITCSCSMFQRMGLLYRQCLWILHNQDFQKIPEQYIMQRWTKAAMSKPVFDKDGKLINVSQKFSDRKSLSTELWQEVYSCVSIAESDDIDMKLFIKKLRDIRLDMISNRSVRAKKNDKMKEIEKYVGCKIPQKLVIHVPNKSKNNGRTKGKRIESQMLKALKNRGKEKRYCKTCGRQGHNSRTCKETNHLTDNIEHNGKQKPNEEEFCKDVEAKFTPYVGQEFLEIEEAVTFYRIYAVACGFDVRKYTTKRWRGGEIKSKLLVCNREGFKQKGQLECSGGQDSGRRHKVRRVGCKARIRLFLMKGELRIDRFHSGHNHELVSARDREFQKLACNITDYHKMIILYNSRLKIGATKTYKILKEHVNGFENIGASLNSFKNFHRDVKCYIHERDGQMFVDHFKELAVTRPGFFFDYDVDSDGSLSKAIWADGIARRNYSVFGDAVSFDPTYSTNKYDMSFTPFTGVDNHKRSVTFCGALVAHEDADSFKWVFTRFLGAMGGKEPKYIITDQDAGILKAVPLVFKTARHRYCMWHIMNKVPSKYGMARDDYSVFLKKLNAIIWDEDIEPAEFDTKWEEIGREHNVNNIDWFQEMYAKRRQWVMAHCRDLDMGGVMRTTQRSESENSFFKRFESKSGTLVEFTMRFDNEWTKERHTQTD, via the exons ATGAGGGTTACTTCTAGGTCTGAGAGTGAAAACAGTTTCTTTGACAGGTTCCTCACACCTCATTTGACCCTTGTTGAGTTTTGGGAGTGCTATGAGAGTGCCTTGGAAGCACAAAGACACAAGCAGTCCAAGTTGATCAGTGACAACAAACACTCTGAAATCCTACAGAAAACAAACTCAAACCTTGAAGTCCATGCTTCTGAAATATACTCGCACAACATTTTCAAAGCCTTCCAAACAGAATTGGTTGCAGCTTTGTCTGATTGCCGTTTTAAAGATGTGGcgaagattgatgagacaaaaatatatattataaCAGACTTGCAAATGCCAAATAAGTCATGGAACGTAGCATATTCACCAGATAACATGGAGATTACTTGTTCCTGTTCTATGTTTCAGAGAATGGGCTTGTTGTACAGGCAGTGCCTTTGGATTCTACACAACCAAGATTTTCAGAAAATACCAGAACAGTACATAATGCAAAGATGGACAAAAGCTGCAATGAGTAAGCCTGTCTTTGATAAAGATGGAAAACTGATAAATGTCTCTCAAAAGTTTTCTGACCGGAAAAGTTTGAGTACTGAGCTGTGGCAAGAGGTTTATTCTTGTGTCAGCATAGCTGAGAGTGATGATATCGACATGAAGCTTTTTATTAAAAAACTGAGAGATATTAGATTGGATATGATTAGTAACAGAAGTGTTCGAGCAAAGAAGAATGACAAGATGAAAGAAATCGAAAAGTACGTGGGCTGCAAAATACCTCAGAAGTTGGTGATTCATGTTCCTAACAAATCTAAAAACAATGGTAGGACCAAGGGCAAGAGAATTGAATCACAAATGTTAAAAGCCCTAAAGAATAGAGGAAAAGAGAAGAGGTACTGCAAAACATGTGGCCGCCAAGGACACAACTCTAGGACTTGCAAAGAAACAAATCATCTGACAG ATAATATTGAGCACAATGGAAAACAAAAGCCGAACGAAGAAGAATTTTGCAAAGATGTTGAAGCTAAGTTCACCCCATATGTTGGTCAGGAATTCCTGGAAATAGAGGAAGCAGTGACATTTTATAGAATTTATGCTGTTGCTTGTGGTTTTGATGTGCGTAAGTACACAACTAAGAGATGGCGTGGAGGGGAGATCAAATCTAAACTGTTGGTTTGCAACCGGGAGGGGTTCAAACAGAAGGGACAATTGGAGTGTAGTGGCGGCCAGGACTCAGGTAGGAGACACAAAGTCAGGCGTGTTGGTTGCAAAGCGAGGATTAGGCTGTTCTTGATGAAGGGGGAATTACGAATTGACAGATTCCACAGTGGGCACAACCATGAACTCGTATCAGCCAGAGATAGAGAGTTCCAAAAGTTGGCATGCAACAtaacagactatcacaaaatgataatcctttataattcaagg ctgaagataggagcTACGAAGACGTACAAAATTCTGaaggaacatgttaatgggtttgaaaacatcggtgctagtttgaattcttttaagaactttcacagggatgtgaaatgctacattcatgaacgggaCGGTCAGATGTTCGTGGACCACTTTAAGGAGTTGGCTGTTACTAGACCagggttcttctttgactatgatgttgattcTGACGGTAGCCTTAGTAAAGCTATATGGGCAGACGGgatcgctagaaggaactactcagtttttggggatgcagtgtcattcgatccgacgtattccaccaataagtatgacaTGTCATTCACACCTTTCACGGGGGTTGATAATCATAAACGGTCAGTCACTTTCTGTGGAGCGCTTGTTGCTCATGAAGATGCAGACTCGTTCAAATGGGTGTTCACCCGTTTCCTGGGTGCGATGGGTGGCAAAGAGCCTAAGTACATTATCACCGATCAGGATGCTGGTATTCTTAAAGCGGTGCCATTGGTGTTCAAGACAGCGCGCCACCgctattgtatgtggcatatcatgaacaaggtTCCAAGCAAGTATGGAATGGCGAGAGATGATTATTCAGTGTTTCTAAAGAAATTGAATGCCATAATATGGGATGAAGACATTGAACCGGCAGAGTTCGATACAAAATGGGAAGAAATTGGCAGGGAACACAATGTTAATAACATTGACTGGTTCCAAGAAATGTACGCTAAAAGGAGGCAGTGGGTTATGGCTCATTGTAGGGACCTAGATATGGGAGGTGTTATGAGGACaacccaaagatcagagagcgaaaatagtttttttaagagatttgagagtAAGTCAGGAACATTAGTTGAGTTTACGATGCGTTTTGACAATGAATGGACCAAAGAAAGACACACACAAACAGATTGA
- the LOC141641109 gene encoding uncharacterized protein LOC141641109 codes for MNEVLKKGPWTLGPNSLVLKQWTPYFSTIMECVTTVPIWILFPHLDPYMWIDSILSKMSSKIGKPLFADLNTTCKAKLSFARVMIEVDVSKDLPDSITINAPYIGHSHQRIIYEWLPYYCHTCKKLGHTTATYKRNKTSSEGAPKKKGVSKKVFKPVTKPAAIQDQSVVNDASKCHLLGGTSGYGDVPSETLHVEGNSECIVLEQTVAIEDPGGTILSPNKFSPLGTSKEAEACSAPRTSEVVTVPPVKPVQ; via the exons ATGAATGAAGTCTTGAAGAAAGGGCCTTGGACTTTAGGGCCTAATTCTTTAGTCCTAAAGCAATGGACTCCATACTTCTCAACAATCATGGAATGTGTCACTACTGTGCCTATATGGATCTTGTTCCCTCATCTTGATCCCTATATGTGGATTGATTCCATTCTCAGTAAGATGTCTAGCAAGATTGGGAAGCCCTTGTTTGCTGATCTTAACACTACTTGTAAGGCAAAGCTATCTTTTGCCAGGGTGATGATTGAAGTTGATGTCTCTAAGGATTTGCCTGATAGCATCACCATTAATGCCCCCTATATTGGACACTCACATCAAAGGATCATTTATGAGTGGCTCCCTTACTATTGCCATACTTGTAAGAAGTTGGGTCACACCACTGCTACCTATAAAAGGAATAAGACCTCTTCTGAGGGTGCCCCAAAAAAGAAGGGTGTGTCCAAGAAAGTGTTTAAACCTGTTACTAAGCCTGCTGCTATTCAGGACCAGTCTGTAGTGAATGATGCCTCAAAATGCCACttgctaggtggtacctcaggTTATGGGGATGTTCCATCAGAGACCCTGCATGTTGAAGGGAACTCAGAATGCATTGTGCTAG AGCAGACTGTGGCTATTGAGGATCCTGGTGGTACTATTTTATCTCCTAACAAGTTCAGTCCCCTTGGTACTTCTAAGGAGGCTGAAGCCTGTTCTGCTCCTAGAACATCAGAGGTAGTCACTGTTCCACCTGTTAAACCTGTTCAATGA
- the LOC141641110 gene encoding uncharacterized protein LOC141641110 — protein MIIASWNIRGFNKVVKQVEVVKFLSENKVDILGLLETRVKKNKANKILRNKLRNFDSYCNYQSHDNGRIWLLWNPSTTAVTILEEHDQVIHFSVKHLATGREFYLSLVYGSNNATVRHRLWHSHRQAADTATPWVAMGDFNVIRYLHEKDAQTRVYTKLDRVLIKDKWKELFANTSAQFMDPGVSDHSPTLLRFHGHIRPSKRFKFLNCWVEHPDFHQTVAEAWACDVAGNSMFRLMGKLKAVKKKLKLLNSASFSNITKRVKVKQAELAHCYQALQSDPLSPALIQKEQAAFDGFSKLKRIEMSILSQRAKTHDVKHNDTSSRFFFQKIKERQHQQLIGAIHDAQGQLHQGITKVGGSLC, from the exons ATGATTATTGCTTCTTGGAACATAAGAGGTTTTAATAAAGTTGTCAAGCAAGTAGAGGTTGTTAAATTTTTGTCTGAAAATAAAGTGGATATCCTGGGTTTGCTAGAAACTAGGGTCAAAAAGAATAAAGCTAATAAAATTCTTAGGAATAAGCTTAGGAACTTTGATTCCTATTGCAACTATCAGTCTCATGACAATGGTAGAATTTGGTTACTTTGGAACCCTTCAACAACTGCTGTGACTATCCTAGAGGAACATGATCAAGTCATCCATTTTTCTGTTAAGCACCTGGCCACTGGTAGGGAGTTCTATTTGTCCCTTGTGTATGGCAGCAACAATGCTACTGTCAGGCACAGGCTTTGGCATTCTCATAGGCAAGCTGCTGATACTGCCACTCCATGGGTTGCCATGGGAGATTTTAATGTCATCAGATACTTACATGAGAAG GATGCTCAAACTAGAGTCTACACTAAACTTGATAGGGTTCTTATCAAAGACAAATGGAAGGAGCTTTTTGCTAATACTTCTGCTCAGTTCATGGATCCTGGGGTCTCTGATCATAGTCCTACTTTGCTGAGGTTTCATGGGCACATCAGGCCTTCTAAGAGATTTAAATTTCTCAATTGTTGGGTGGAACATCCTGACTTTCATCAAACTGTAGCAGAAGCTTGGGCCTGTGATGTTGCTGGGAACTCTATGTTTAGGTTGATGGGGAAGCTCAAAGCTGTCAAGAAGAAGTTAAAGTTGCTCAATAGTGCTAGTTTTTCTAATATCACTAAGAGGGTTAAAGTGAAGCAAGCTGAACTTGCCCACTGCTATCAGGCTTTGCAGTCAGATCCTCTTTCTCCTGCCCTGATTCAAAAAGAACAAGCTGCTTTTGATGGTTTTTCGAAACTCAAGAGGATTGAAATGAGCATTTTGTCTCAGAGAGCTAAAACTCATGATGTGAAACATAATGATACTAGCTCTAGGTTCTTCTTTCAGAAAATCAAAGAAAGACAGCACCAGCAACTTATTGGGGCAATTCATGATGCCCAAGGACAACTTCATCAGGGGATAACTAAGGTGGGGGGGAGCCTTTGTTGA
- the LOC141641111 gene encoding protein FAR1-RELATED SEQUENCE 5-like, whose product MTEVQKQFVTKVKVLKLGGVKAYRGWKELCGGYDNIGATEVDFKNFVSDIKTYFGNFDAQMFVENLIGKKNTCSSFYFDFIVDENKCLAGVFWADPICIKNYMLFGEVLSADAKYGTNKYDMVFVPFTGVDHHKRCITFRAGLIGDESIECYTWLFKTFLEEMGGCQPRIIITDQDKSMKSVVPEVFKESTHRLCMWHIMKKLREKVSYQLFQDEDFKTRHNRCVWNDQLEPHEFEEQWGKIMTDYQLVEHESCLF is encoded by the coding sequence ATGACAGAGGTACAGAAACAATTTGTCACAAAGGTAAAGGTGCTAAAACTAGGTGGTGTGAAAGCCTATAGAGGTTGGAAGGAGCTGTGTGGAGGTTACGACAACATTGGTGCTACTGAGGTTGATTTCAAAAACTTTGTCAGTGACATAAAAACCTACTTTGGTAATTTTGATGCGCAAATGTTTGTTGAGAATCTTATTGGGAAAAAAAACACATGCagttcattttactttgattttatagTAGATGAAAACAAGTGCCTGGCTGGAGTGTTTTGGGCAGATCCGATCTGCATAAAGAACTACATGCTGTTTGGTGAGGTGTTATCAGCAGATGCTAAATATggaacaaacaagtacgatatggtgTTTGTGCCTTTCACAGGAGTTGATCACCACAAAAGGTGCATAACCTTTAGAGCTGGGTTGATCGGTGATGAAAGTATTGAGTGTTACACATGGCTGTTCAAGACATTTTTGGAAGAAATGGGCGGGTGCCAGCCGAGAATTATAATTACTGATCAGGACAAATCAATGAAGTCGGTAGTCCCGGAAGTGTTTAAGGAGTCAACACACAGACTGTGCATGTGGCACATAATGAAGAAACTAAGAGAAAAAGTCAGTTATCAATTGTTTCAAGATGAGGATTTTAAGACCAGGCACAATAGGTGTGTTTGGAACGACCAACTTGAGCCTCATGAATTCGAAGAACAATGGGGGAAGATAATGACTGATTATCAACTTGTAGAACACGAGTCCTGCCTATTTTAA